One Peptococcus niger genomic window carries:
- the rsmA gene encoding 16S rRNA (adenine(1518)-N(6)/adenine(1519)-N(6))-dimethyltransferase RsmA — MQRPFRHKKKFGQNFLTDPALLKRIAAICSPERPVLEIGAGAGALTAALADRFPLVAALEIDRDLAPLLSDRFAARDNVHLYLTDARRLNFDALMQDLNAAQYAIVANLPYYITTPLLMQAVEEAPGAQEMVFMVQKEVADRLCASPGTKSYGAVSVAVQYRCHIDTALQVGRRAFTPPPEVDSAVVHLRRKRPEVPTAAGAFRQTVRAAFSQRRKTLRNSLKATGLPADHLDRALAACAIDPGRRAETLTVDEFAHLANALYPSEKG, encoded by the coding sequence ATGCAACGTCCTTTTCGTCATAAAAAGAAATTCGGCCAAAATTTTCTCACCGACCCGGCGCTCTTAAAGCGCATTGCCGCCATCTGCTCACCGGAAAGGCCGGTGCTGGAAATCGGCGCCGGCGCCGGCGCCCTAACGGCTGCCCTAGCAGACCGGTTTCCGCTGGTGGCGGCCCTTGAAATTGACCGGGACCTGGCCCCCCTGCTGTCTGATCGCTTTGCCGCAAGGGACAATGTCCACCTCTACCTCACCGATGCCCGTCGGCTCAACTTTGACGCCCTTATGCAGGACTTAAACGCAGCCCAGTACGCCATCGTTGCCAATTTACCCTATTACATCACCACCCCCCTGCTCATGCAGGCGGTAGAAGAAGCGCCCGGCGCCCAGGAGATGGTCTTTATGGTCCAAAAAGAAGTGGCCGACCGTCTCTGTGCCTCGCCCGGCACAAAAAGTTACGGTGCCGTCAGTGTCGCCGTCCAATACCGCTGCCACATCGACACGGCCTTACAGGTCGGCCGCCGCGCCTTTACCCCGCCGCCGGAAGTGGATTCGGCGGTGGTCCACCTGCGCCGCAAAAGGCCGGAAGTCCCAACAGCCGCCGGCGCCTTTCGCCAAACGGTTCGGGCCGCCTTTTCCCAACGCCGCAAAACCCTGCGCAACAGCTTAAAGGCCACAGGCCTGCCGGCGGACCACTTGGACCGGGCCCTGGCCGCCTGCGCCATCGACCCGGGCAGACGGGCTGAAACCCTGACCGTTGATGAATTCGCCCACTTGGCGAACGCCCTCTATCCAAGCGAGAAAGGATGA
- a CDS encoding iron-containing alcohol dehydrogenase family protein, producing MHEQVTFSNYSIGSGVYEDVVRICAPYGKRIALVVGDHGFPALEDKLVPALAEAGFITEAPLHYGGVASYENVQRLEALPTVRDADMIFGIGGGHVLDTAKCLADRVNKPVFTFPTIGSNCAAATSVSIMYRPDGSVVGPDFLQEAPRHVFIDEEVLLAAPSIYLYAGIGDTYAKYYEVTLNCRDVHLDYPLALGEHISGACASAMQAHAVGAMQAVKAGRLNDDFRQTVLTIIITTAMVSILVTLDHSPDYNSGLAHAIYYALTGVAGFDHEAHPHGEVVGFGVTVALLVDRWRQAFTEVMTLNKALGYPMVPEDLGLSMADMRRIYPAILEAADVRHYPYEITEDMLDDAFTALYTYEKEETTHDHF from the coding sequence ATGCATGAACAGGTGACATTTTCAAATTACAGCATCGGTAGCGGGGTGTATGAGGATGTGGTCCGCATTTGCGCTCCCTACGGCAAACGGATTGCCCTGGTTGTGGGGGACCACGGGTTCCCGGCCTTGGAAGACAAGCTGGTGCCGGCCCTGGCAGAGGCTGGTTTTATCACTGAGGCGCCGCTGCATTACGGTGGCGTGGCTTCCTATGAAAACGTTCAGCGGCTGGAGGCCCTGCCGACGGTCCGAGACGCGGATATGATTTTCGGCATCGGTGGCGGCCATGTGCTGGACACGGCGAAGTGTCTGGCGGATCGGGTGAACAAGCCGGTCTTTACCTTTCCCACCATTGGGTCCAATTGTGCGGCGGCCACGTCGGTGTCCATTATGTACAGGCCGGACGGCAGCGTGGTGGGGCCGGATTTTTTGCAGGAAGCGCCACGGCATGTTTTTATTGATGAGGAGGTCCTCTTGGCGGCCCCGTCGATTTACCTCTATGCCGGCATCGGCGATACCTACGCCAAGTACTATGAAGTGACGCTGAATTGTCGGGATGTCCATCTGGATTACCCCCTGGCCCTAGGCGAACACATCAGCGGCGCCTGCGCCTCAGCCATGCAAGCCCATGCGGTAGGTGCCATGCAGGCAGTAAAGGCCGGCCGGCTGAACGATGATTTTCGCCAAACGGTTTTGACCATCATCATCACCACGGCGATGGTGTCTATTTTGGTGACCCTGGACCACAGCCCGGATTACAATTCCGGCTTGGCCCACGCCATCTACTATGCTCTTACAGGGGTGGCGGGCTTTGACCATGAGGCGCACCCCCACGGCGAGGTGGTGGGCTTCGGGGTGACGGTGGCCTTACTGGTGGACCGATGGCGACAGGCCTTTACAGAGGTAATGACCTTAAACAAGGCCCTTGGCTATCCGATGGTCCCGGAAGACCTGGGCTTATCCATGGCGGATATGCGCCGCATTTATCCGGCCATCTTAGAGGCCGCGGACGTTCGCCATTATCCCTACGAGATTACAGAAGACATGCTTGATGATGCTTTTACTGCCCTTTATACTTATGAGAAAGAGGAGACAACCCATGACCATTTTTAA
- a CDS encoding ABC transporter substrate-binding protein encodes MTIFKKLTAVAALLALTLSLTACGVDASSSATPARDKTYKIGIIQLVENGAFEDMKKGFKAEMEKEYGAGKVEFVEKSAQGDASNMNTIAQEMAGGGYDLVATIATPASQAFVNQKSDTPQVFIAVSQPVKAGLLSDMKKPDKNATGTQNPIPVEGIFNLAKELKPDIKTVGILYSANEVNSNATAKDAKAQLEKMGLKAVERTVSNSSEVKQTADSLAAETDAIFVPNDSLIQDAIALVVDAANAHKIPILGSSKVMVDGGALLSVAIDDVDTGAQSARLAIEVLNGKAVADVPAIAINGDMVDVNMAAAEKLGITIPQAIQDKAHSVVK; translated from the coding sequence ATGACCATTTTTAAAAAATTAACTGCTGTTGCAGCCCTCCTGGCCCTGACCCTGTCGCTGACCGCCTGCGGTGTCGATGCGTCCTCATCTGCTACCCCGGCCAGGGATAAGACCTACAAGATCGGGATTATTCAACTGGTGGAAAACGGAGCCTTTGAGGACATGAAAAAAGGCTTCAAGGCCGAAATGGAAAAAGAATACGGCGCCGGCAAGGTGGAATTTGTTGAAAAGAGCGCCCAAGGGGACGCTTCCAATATGAACACCATCGCCCAGGAAATGGCCGGTGGCGGGTATGACCTGGTTGCAACCATTGCAACCCCGGCCAGCCAAGCCTTCGTCAACCAAAAGTCCGACACGCCCCAGGTCTTTATCGCCGTGTCCCAGCCGGTTAAAGCCGGGCTTTTGAGCGATATGAAAAAACCAGATAAAAACGCGACCGGGACCCAAAACCCCATTCCTGTTGAGGGGATTTTCAACTTAGCCAAGGAATTAAAACCGGACATTAAGACCGTAGGTATCTTGTACAGCGCCAATGAAGTCAACTCCAATGCAACGGCGAAAGACGCCAAGGCTCAGTTGGAGAAAATGGGCTTAAAAGCCGTTGAACGCACCGTGTCCAATTCCAGTGAAGTTAAGCAAACCGCCGACTCTCTCGCCGCTGAAACAGATGCCATCTTCGTTCCGAACGACAGCCTGATTCAAGACGCCATCGCCCTGGTGGTGGATGCGGCCAATGCGCATAAGATTCCCATCTTAGGCAGCTCCAAGGTTATGGTGGACGGGGGCGCCCTCTTGTCTGTGGCCATTGACGATGTGGACACCGGGGCCCAAAGCGCCCGCCTGGCCATTGAGGTCTTGAACGGAAAGGCCGTTGCCGATGTTCCGGCCATTGCCATTAACGGGGATATGGTGGACGTCAACATGGCCGCTGCAGAAAAACTGGGCATTACCATCCCGCAGGCCATTCAGGATAAAGCCCACAGTGTCGTGAAGTAG
- a CDS encoding ABC transporter permease has protein sequence MSLLIGSIELGIIYSLLVLGIYISFRILDVPDLTADGSFTFGMAVMAMSVTAGHPYLGVLLSLAAGSLAGLVTALLQTQLKIQPILAGILTMTGLYSINLMVMQGTSNVALLDTPTVFHAFSGLLAHEVTRKVLYSAVIVLIVIVFLEVFFKTNCGLCIRAIGDNERMARASSMNVNMYKIIAFMISNALIGLSGGLIACDQGFADMNSGVGMLIVGLAAVIIGEAIVRKRGILFGLIGCLVGSIAYRIILAVAIKSDFFPAYAMKLISAVVVVLALALPAWQNYRANQKLRKGDAHAGTE, from the coding sequence ATGTCGTTACTCATCGGTTCCATTGAGCTGGGCATTATTTACAGCCTGCTCGTTCTGGGCATTTACATCAGTTTTCGTATTTTAGACGTGCCGGACTTAACGGCAGACGGCAGTTTCACCTTCGGCATGGCGGTCATGGCCATGAGTGTGACGGCGGGGCACCCCTATCTAGGGGTCCTGCTCTCACTGGCTGCCGGCAGCCTGGCCGGTTTGGTGACAGCCCTCCTGCAAACCCAGTTGAAAATCCAGCCCATTTTGGCCGGCATCTTAACCATGACCGGGCTCTACTCCATCAATTTAATGGTCATGCAGGGGACCAGTAATGTGGCCCTCTTGGACACACCGACCGTCTTTCACGCCTTCAGCGGCTTGCTGGCCCATGAAGTGACCCGGAAGGTCCTTTATTCAGCGGTCATTGTGTTGATTGTGATTGTATTCCTGGAAGTCTTCTTTAAGACCAATTGCGGCCTGTGCATTCGCGCCATCGGCGATAATGAGCGGATGGCCCGGGCCTCGTCCATGAATGTGAACATGTATAAGATCATCGCCTTTATGATTTCCAATGCCCTGATCGGGCTATCCGGCGGGTTGATTGCCTGCGATCAAGGCTTCGCTGACATGAACAGCGGCGTCGGCATGTTGATCGTCGGCTTGGCGGCGGTCATTATCGGGGAAGCGATCGTCCGCAAAAGGGGCATCCTCTTCGGCTTGATCGGCTGCCTGGTGGGGAGCATTGCCTACCGGATTATCTTGGCCGTGGCCATTAAGAGCGACTTTTTCCCGGCCTACGCCATGAAGCTGATTTCCGCCGTCGTGGTGGTCTTGGCGCTGGCCCTGCCGGCTTGGCAGAATTACCGGGCCAATCAAAAGTTGCGGAAAGGAGACGCCCATGCTGGTACTGAGTGA
- a CDS encoding ABC transporter ATP-binding protein encodes MLVLSDLHKSFPKADGTAAHVLRGLSLTVDSGEFITVLGNNGAGKSTLFNLIGGALWPNRGKILLNDRDITFLPEYKRAHFIGRVFQNPQMGTAPNLTVAENLALAYGRQNRKLFNRAITKDLRKIFAEKLAEAGMGLEDKLDNRMNELSGGQSQVVALIMSTLRPPQLLLLDEHTAALDPQIAQDVLAFTCRLAERDRLTVIMITHNLQDALDIGDRLIMLDKGKIAHIFNREEKADLAPDDLRKLYHIP; translated from the coding sequence ATGCTGGTACTGAGTGATTTGCACAAATCCTTCCCCAAGGCCGACGGCACAGCCGCCCATGTCTTGCGGGGCCTGAGCCTAACGGTCGACTCCGGTGAGTTCATCACCGTCCTAGGCAACAACGGCGCCGGGAAGTCCACCCTCTTTAACTTAATCGGTGGCGCCTTGTGGCCCAACCGGGGAAAAATCCTGCTGAACGATCGGGACATAACCTTTTTGCCGGAATACAAGCGGGCCCACTTTATCGGTCGCGTTTTTCAAAACCCGCAAATGGGCACCGCCCCGAACTTGACCGTCGCGGAAAACCTGGCCCTGGCCTATGGCCGTCAAAACCGGAAGCTCTTTAACCGGGCCATCACCAAAGACTTGCGCAAAATTTTTGCGGAAAAATTGGCAGAAGCCGGCATGGGGCTGGAAGATAAGCTGGACAACCGGATGAACGAATTGTCCGGCGGCCAGAGCCAGGTGGTGGCTCTGATTATGAGCACCCTGCGCCCGCCCCAGCTCCTCCTCCTGGACGAGCACACCGCCGCCCTGGACCCGCAGATTGCCCAGGATGTCCTGGCCTTTACCTGCCGGCTGGCAGAACGTGACCGGTTGACCGTCATCATGATCACCCATAATTTGCAGGATGCCCTGGACATTGGTGACCGGTTGATTATGCTGGACAAGGGCAAAATTGCGCATATCTTTAACCGGGAAGAAAAGGCAGACCTGGCTCCCGATGATTTGCGGAAACTCTACCACATTCCCTAA
- a CDS encoding toprim domain-containing protein — protein sequence MLYLQETVIVEGNNDCAAVRRAVSALILQTRGLAAIHQDLDLWAPFAAHGGLVILTDPDGPGRRLRDHITARFPQALQAQLPAADCRGPHGRLGVQFAPPEAIRAALTDAGCHRRQAPPTDTLAALIASGLGGGPAGKQGRRRLCTALGIPMASAPHLAAYLNALDLPVRQALKLLDATPL from the coding sequence ATGCTCTACTTACAGGAAACCGTCATCGTCGAAGGCAACAACGACTGTGCCGCTGTACGGCGCGCCGTATCGGCACTGATCTTACAGACGCGCGGTTTAGCCGCCATCCATCAAGACCTGGACCTCTGGGCGCCCTTTGCTGCCCACGGCGGGCTGGTCATTTTAACAGACCCGGACGGGCCGGGCCGCCGCTTGCGCGACCACATCACCGCCCGGTTTCCCCAGGCCCTACAGGCCCAGCTGCCGGCCGCTGACTGCCGTGGCCCCCATGGCCGGTTAGGCGTCCAATTCGCCCCACCGGAAGCCATTCGGGCCGCCTTGACGGATGCCGGTTGCCACCGGCGCCAGGCCCCACCGACGGATACCCTGGCCGCCCTAATCGCCTCCGGCTTAGGCGGTGGACCCGCCGGTAAGCAAGGCCGCCGGCGCCTCTGTACCGCTTTAGGCATTCCCATGGCCTCGGCCCCACACCTGGCGGCCTACTTGAACGCCTTGGACCTTCCGGTCCGGCAAGCCCTAAAGCTGCTAGACGCTACACCGCTCTAA